A region of Desulfolithobacter dissulfuricans DNA encodes the following proteins:
- a CDS encoding two-component system sensor histidine kinase NtrB, translating into MSGLQAKLMKLFTRPRLLYVSPWLLAAATGLLVLIVVTFALSNIRREKQLMTTSMLQKAATLMRVLHSGSRAAYLSDLRRGGWLSDSWEVYVQRVIDHVAEDPDIRFLGVVDEHGRVIAWSDKKLTGSTISFVRPPAPTSQSENQSSLVFEIVGMGEERVFEAVRPFTPYRPIIPPSPFKQHSGQNFSPDSKRYYVVVGLDMRDYDQTLRRLRFQILMMSLAMLMVGTGGWLSLAAVQGYRVSQRTLQEIQAFTSLLIARLPVGIIATDSKGRVSTWNQAAAAMIGREERETKDKRPGDVLPRELASFFCREVRDGHCASQVRQDGEIRLRINDKEVVLFCSRIMIFDNENRYTGQVLLLTDLTMLKMLEQEMRENERLAAVGRMAAGVAHEVRNPLSSVKGLALLLKGKFREGSREKETADLLIKEVERMNRTISELLSFARPMPPQTRPVDLQELLAKIMRLMEHDITSSGIEATFEAPDGLKTVAGDPDRLQQVFINIFLNAVQAMPDGGNLSVRAETGDDGATVQVTVRDTGCGMDSATLQQVFYPYFTTKDQGTGIGLAISQKIMADHGGTIQIRSVPGQGTEVIVELPVFSG; encoded by the coding sequence ATGAGCGGACTACAGGCAAAACTGATGAAACTCTTTACCCGTCCACGTCTGCTCTATGTCTCTCCATGGCTGCTTGCTGCGGCCACAGGGCTTCTCGTTCTTATTGTCGTGACCTTTGCGCTCAGTAATATTCGGCGCGAAAAACAGCTCATGACCACCTCCATGCTCCAGAAGGCCGCCACTCTCATGCGCGTGCTTCATTCCGGTTCCCGGGCCGCCTACCTGTCCGATCTGCGTCGGGGTGGCTGGCTGTCGGACTCGTGGGAAGTCTATGTGCAACGGGTGATTGATCACGTTGCCGAGGACCCGGATATCAGGTTTCTGGGCGTGGTCGACGAGCATGGTCGGGTTATCGCCTGGAGTGACAAGAAGCTGACCGGCTCAACCATTTCCTTTGTCCGTCCCCCGGCTCCGACCAGCCAGTCGGAAAACCAGTCCTCCCTGGTCTTTGAAATTGTCGGTATGGGAGAGGAAAGGGTCTTTGAGGCTGTTCGACCTTTCACCCCCTACCGGCCCATCATTCCTCCTTCGCCATTCAAGCAGCACTCGGGCCAGAACTTCAGTCCTGATTCCAAGCGGTATTACGTGGTGGTTGGCCTGGACATGCGCGACTATGACCAGACCCTTCGCCGGCTCCGCTTCCAGATCCTGATGATGTCACTGGCCATGCTCATGGTCGGTACCGGCGGATGGCTTTCCCTGGCTGCGGTCCAGGGATACCGGGTATCCCAGCGCACCCTGCAGGAGATACAGGCCTTTACCAGCCTGCTGATCGCCCGGTTACCGGTCGGTATCATCGCCACGGACAGCAAGGGCAGGGTATCGACCTGGAACCAGGCCGCTGCCGCCATGATCGGGCGGGAGGAGCGGGAAACCAAGGACAAGCGCCCCGGAGACGTCCTGCCCCGGGAGCTGGCCTCCTTCTTCTGCCGGGAAGTACGCGACGGCCACTGTGCCTCCCAGGTCCGCCAGGACGGGGAGATCAGGCTGCGTATCAACGATAAGGAGGTGGTCCTTTTCTGCAGCCGTATTATGATTTTTGATAATGAAAACAGATACACCGGCCAGGTGCTGCTGCTCACCGACCTGACCATGCTCAAGATGCTCGAGCAGGAGATGCGGGAAAATGAACGGCTGGCTGCGGTGGGAAGGATGGCGGCCGGAGTGGCGCACGAGGTGCGCAATCCGCTGAGTTCGGTCAAGGGCCTGGCCCTGCTGCTCAAGGGGAAATTCAGGGAAGGAAGCCGGGAAAAGGAAACCGCTGATCTGCTGATCAAGGAGGTGGAACGGATGAACAGAACCATCTCCGAGCTCCTCAGCTTTGCCCGGCCCATGCCACCGCAGACCAGACCGGTGGACCTGCAGGAGCTGCTTGCCAAGATCATGCGCCTCATGGAACATGACATCACGTCAAGCGGCATTGAGGCAACCTTTGAAGCACCGGACGGGCTGAAGACCGTGGCCGGAGATCCGGACCGACTGCAGCAGGTCTTTATCAATATCTTCCTCAACGCAGTCCAGGCCATGCCCGATGGCGGTAATCTCAGTGTCCGGGCCGAGACCGGCGACGACGGGGCCACCGTCCAGGTAACAGTGCGGGATACGGGCTGCGGCATGGACAGCGCCACCCTGCAGCAGGTTTTCTATCCCTACTTTACCACCAAGGACCAGGGAACCGGTATCGGCCTGGCCATTTCCCAGAAGATCATGGCCGACCACGGCGGCACGATCCAGATACGCTCAGTTCCGGGCCAGGGGACAGAAGTGATCGTGGAGCTGCCTGTCTTTTCAGGTTGA
- a CDS encoding YqgE/AlgH family protein, giving the protein MESLTGYFLISTPQMPDPRFQEQVVYICAHNEEGAMGLVINNPHPEITLLDVLHGANMPIPEGVLPPVYLGGPVEMEAGFILYSGDGKSRLSLEITPEIHLSRDAGLLHDIALGKGPEHFLFMLGYAGWAPGQLEAELMDNGWLTVPGDFDVLFNTPDEEKWKLAAGRYGIDIAVFGDVIGNA; this is encoded by the coding sequence ATGGAAAGCCTGACAGGATATTTTCTCATCTCAACACCGCAGATGCCCGATCCGCGTTTTCAGGAGCAGGTTGTCTATATCTGCGCCCATAATGAGGAAGGTGCCATGGGCCTGGTCATCAATAACCCGCATCCCGAGATCACGCTGCTCGATGTGCTGCACGGGGCCAACATGCCCATTCCAGAGGGGGTGCTGCCGCCGGTGTACCTGGGTGGTCCGGTGGAAATGGAGGCCGGGTTCATACTCTACAGCGGGGACGGAAAATCCCGTCTCTCCCTGGAGATAACCCCGGAAATCCACCTTTCCCGGGATGCCGGTCTGCTGCACGATATTGCCCTTGGCAAGGGGCCCGAACATTTCCTCTTCATGCTGGGATATGCCGGCTGGGCTCCAGGCCAACTGGAAGCAGAGCTCATGGATAACGGCTGGCTGACCGTGCCCGGCGACTTTGACGTTTTGTTCAATACTCCGGATGAAGAAAAATGGAAGCTGGCCGCCGGCAGGTATGGTATTGATATCGCCGTATTTGGTGATGTCATAGGTAATGCCTGA
- a CDS encoding YkgJ family cysteine cluster protein — protein MQENDSTVPRLSDIFRCTRCGYCCQGETTVSLDQEDQQRMVDKLGLPREEVREKYWRVTGNVVQMKTVDGHCIFYDEEAGCTVHEGRPWRCGQWPLHPSMLSDRNNYETIKASCPGITRDLEYEEFCRILQALLERQGVLIC, from the coding sequence ATGCAAGAAAACGATTCCACAGTACCACGATTATCCGATATTTTCCGCTGCACCAGGTGCGGCTACTGCTGTCAGGGAGAAACCACGGTCTCCCTGGACCAGGAAGACCAGCAACGCATGGTCGACAAACTAGGCCTTCCCCGGGAAGAGGTCCGGGAGAAGTACTGGCGGGTCACCGGTAACGTGGTGCAGATGAAGACCGTGGACGGGCACTGCATCTTCTATGATGAGGAAGCAGGCTGTACGGTGCATGAGGGCCGCCCCTGGCGCTGCGGCCAGTGGCCCCTGCATCCGAGCATGCTCTCGGATCGCAACAATTACGAAACCATCAAGGCATCCTGTCCCGGCATTACCAGGGACCTCGAGTACGAGGAGTTCTGCCGTATCCTCCAGGCCCTGCTCGAGCGGCAGGGGGTCCTTATCTGCTGA
- a CDS encoding 23S rRNA (pseudouridine(1915)-N(3))-methyltransferase RlmH: protein MKFIFPFLGKTREKYLDQGIRDYAGRLSRFVTVDMVFIRERHDKNGPDKTVRRKEAELLLAQCPAKGLVVALDPGGTQPDSEKLARLVRTWQDGGVRNVCFLIGGHLGLDSSVLARADVVISLSRLTFTHEMTRLILMEQLYRACTINGGQKYHK, encoded by the coding sequence GTGAAATTCATCTTTCCTTTCCTGGGCAAGACCAGGGAAAAATATCTTGACCAGGGAATCCGCGACTATGCCGGCCGGCTTAGCCGTTTTGTCACTGTGGACATGGTCTTTATCCGCGAGCGCCATGACAAGAATGGTCCGGACAAGACCGTGCGCAGAAAGGAGGCCGAACTGCTGCTGGCCCAGTGCCCTGCAAAGGGTCTGGTGGTGGCCCTGGACCCCGGCGGCACGCAGCCGGATTCGGAAAAACTGGCCCGGTTGGTTCGCACCTGGCAGGATGGCGGGGTGCGCAATGTCTGCTTTCTTATCGGTGGCCATCTCGGGCTGGACAGCTCGGTCCTGGCCCGGGCCGATGTGGTCATCTCTCTGTCCCGTCTTACTTTTACCCACGAAATGACGCGACTCATTCTCATGGAACAGCTCTATCGGGCCTGTACCATCAATGGTGGGCAAAAATACCATAAATAA
- a CDS encoding TPM domain-containing protein, whose amino-acid sequence MGQLQKMGRTFVLVLLFVSGIGAWGLVTEAVTPPVPERPPARVVDLAALLDSATRQQLENVLAELERKTGAQLVVLTIQSLDGQDINSFSLETAEKWQLGQKDRDNGLLFTVAVKDRKYRFEVGYGLEEILPDSRVGAIGRRYLVPYFRQGKYRDGITAATMALVAEIARSSGVSISGSTSAGPGVEKKKGPDLAGPVFLLILLLFMISGFRDRKRRRGTMVPWIYTGGTGWSGGDGFGGGFGSGFGGGGGGFGGGGASGGW is encoded by the coding sequence ATGGGACAACTGCAGAAAATGGGGCGGACATTTGTCCTTGTGCTCCTTTTCGTCTCCGGTATCGGGGCCTGGGGCCTGGTGACAGAAGCGGTCACCCCACCGGTTCCGGAGCGGCCGCCGGCCCGGGTCGTCGACCTGGCCGCTCTTCTCGACTCCGCGACCCGTCAGCAGCTGGAAAACGTACTGGCTGAACTGGAGCGGAAGACAGGTGCCCAGCTGGTGGTTCTGACCATCCAGTCCCTGGACGGGCAGGATATCAACTCCTTTTCCCTGGAAACCGCCGAGAAATGGCAGCTTGGTCAGAAGGACAGGGATAACGGGCTGCTGTTTACCGTGGCGGTAAAGGATCGCAAATATCGTTTCGAAGTCGGTTACGGGCTTGAGGAAATACTGCCTGACTCCAGGGTAGGGGCCATCGGGCGCCGCTACCTGGTACCCTATTTCCGCCAGGGAAAATACCGGGACGGGATCACCGCGGCTACCATGGCCCTGGTGGCGGAGATCGCCCGTTCCAGCGGGGTGAGTATCAGCGGCAGTACATCTGCCGGACCCGGAGTTGAAAAGAAAAAAGGTCCTGACCTGGCCGGGCCCGTTTTTCTTCTGATCCTCCTTCTATTCATGATCAGCGGGTTCCGTGACCGGAAAAGGAGAAGGGGGACCATGGTTCCCTGGATCTATACGGGAGGCACCGGCTGGTCCGGTGGCGACGGCTTCGGTGGTGGATTTGGCAGTGGCTTCGGTGGCGGCGGTGGAGGTTTCGGCGGCGGTGGGGCCTCCGGCGGCTGGTAG
- a CDS encoding LemA family protein: protein MSNGLKTFLIIFGVTFALVLGLVLWGMGQYNKVVAMDEQVKAQWAQVENQLKRRFDLIPNLVETTKGYARHEKEIFENLARARTRYFSAGSVPEKVKAAGDFERALSRLLMLKENYPQLKASESFLRLQDSLEGTENRIAVERRRYNEAVRRLNTYRRTVVGRFFAALAGVEAAPYFEPPAEEQQAPQVRF, encoded by the coding sequence ATGAGTAATGGATTGAAGACCTTTCTGATTATCTTTGGCGTGACCTTTGCCCTGGTCCTGGGCCTTGTTCTGTGGGGAATGGGACAGTACAACAAGGTGGTGGCCATGGACGAACAGGTCAAGGCCCAGTGGGCCCAGGTGGAAAATCAGCTCAAGCGCCGTTTTGACCTGATACCCAACCTGGTGGAGACAACCAAGGGCTATGCCAGGCATGAAAAGGAGATTTTTGAAAATCTGGCCCGGGCCCGGACCAGGTATTTCAGCGCCGGCTCGGTACCGGAAAAGGTGAAGGCCGCCGGTGATTTCGAACGGGCTCTCTCCCGGCTGCTGATGCTCAAGGAAAACTACCCCCAGCTCAAGGCCAGCGAATCCTTCCTGCGGCTGCAGGACAGCCTGGAAGGGACGGAAAACCGGATCGCGGTTGAACGGAGGCGCTACAACGAGGCGGTTCGCCGGCTCAACACCTACCGGCGAACGGTTGTCGGTCGGTTTTTCGCTGCCCTCGCCGGGGTGGAGGCGGCGCCCTATTTCGAACCACCGGCGGAAGAACAGCAGGCGCCCCAGGTTCGTTTTTAA
- a CDS encoding hybrid sensor histidine kinase/response regulator, with translation MTAPQDSAPSMSLCWHEGVNKIYDRLFSTTDLEGRLKIICDGVVSVFGADFCRIWMIKQGDRCGDNCPHATSNDPRHLCRYRDRCLHLVASSGRYTHLDGFHGRVPYDCYKIGRIASGKEATFLTNEVTSDPRVHNHQWAARLGLVAFAGYQLRDNNGRVNGVLAFFADHRITAEQHAIVENLANSTAQVIQVSLHQEELEEKVRQRTAELLVTNSELRREIARKKQVQQALVASEHRFRSLVRDLPNIAVQGFDRSKTVVFWNRASEKLFGFRPEESLGRKIDSLILFDSRRPLFRKDLEAWIRQERTMPSGETVLRDKKGFPVPVYASYVALTNSQGEKEFYSIHIDLTEIKKAREASRKSELRYRELFDHMKSGVAVLRAVEEGQDFVFLDFNRAAEQIEGISREQILGRRMSRMFPETVSSGLLEIVRQVWKDGEPRYHPVVVSRNDTILSWRENSVYKLPSGEVVVLYDDLTREKRMESEKEAMARKLRRSRKMEAIGLMAGGVAHDLNNILSGIVSYPELLLRQIPENSSLQRPLEVINESGLRAAAIVADLLTVARGAASRKEPASLNSLITRYLQSAEHSQCMKANPGVVFATRLRPEIPPIRCSPVHIRKILMNLAYNGAEAIDGPGRVEIATDTGRLDQSSQTRNPLPAGEYAILTVRDTGPGMSAQDVERIFEPFYTTKTGGRSGTGLGLTIVWNAVQDHGGHIDVATGPDGTQFTIYFPVTDELPEKPRSTVDLDLLTGNGETILIVDDEPTQREIACHMLEHLGYRPVAVACGEEAVAHIRNHRVDLVLLDMIMEPGLSGRETYERIIEIRKDQRAIIATGFATSSEVEKVFEAGAAMLVKKPYTLEQLGQAIREELGRAD, from the coding sequence ATGACAGCACCTCAAGACTCTGCCCCCTCCATGTCACTGTGCTGGCACGAAGGGGTCAACAAGATCTATGACCGGCTTTTCAGCACCACGGACCTTGAGGGTCGGCTCAAAATAATCTGTGACGGGGTTGTTTCAGTTTTCGGAGCTGACTTCTGCCGTATCTGGATGATCAAGCAGGGGGACCGGTGTGGTGACAACTGCCCCCACGCCACTTCAAACGATCCCCGTCATCTCTGCCGCTACCGGGACCGCTGCCTGCATCTGGTTGCCAGCAGCGGTCGCTATACCCATCTCGACGGTTTTCACGGACGGGTGCCCTACGATTGTTACAAGATAGGCCGGATCGCCTCGGGCAAGGAAGCTACCTTTCTCACCAACGAGGTCACCTCCGACCCCAGGGTTCATAACCACCAGTGGGCTGCCCGACTCGGTCTGGTGGCCTTTGCCGGCTACCAGCTGCGTGATAACAACGGCAGGGTCAACGGGGTCCTGGCCTTTTTCGCTGATCACCGGATCACCGCGGAACAGCACGCCATTGTCGAGAACCTGGCCAACTCCACGGCCCAGGTTATCCAGGTCAGCCTGCACCAGGAAGAGCTCGAGGAAAAGGTCCGCCAGCGAACCGCCGAGCTGCTGGTCACCAATTCGGAGCTACGGCGGGAAATCGCCCGGAAAAAACAGGTCCAGCAGGCCTTGGTAGCCAGTGAACACCGGTTTCGCTCCCTGGTCCGTGATCTTCCCAATATCGCGGTCCAGGGATTTGATCGCAGTAAAACGGTGGTGTTCTGGAACCGGGCCAGCGAGAAACTGTTTGGTTTCCGCCCCGAGGAATCTCTGGGCAGGAAAATCGATTCGCTGATCCTCTTTGACAGCCGGCGCCCCCTGTTCCGGAAAGATCTTGAAGCGTGGATCCGTCAGGAACGGACCATGCCTTCCGGCGAAACGGTCCTCCGAGACAAAAAAGGATTCCCGGTACCGGTCTATGCCAGTTACGTGGCCCTGACCAACAGTCAGGGGGAAAAGGAATTCTATTCCATTCATATCGATCTGACCGAGATTAAAAAGGCCAGGGAAGCGTCGCGTAAAAGTGAACTCCGCTACCGGGAACTCTTTGATCACATGAAGAGTGGGGTTGCCGTGTTACGTGCCGTTGAAGAGGGCCAGGACTTCGTGTTCCTGGATTTCAACCGGGCAGCCGAACAGATCGAAGGCATCAGCCGGGAACAGATTCTTGGCCGCCGGATGAGCAGGATGTTCCCTGAAACCGTCTCGTCGGGCCTGTTGGAAATCGTTCGCCAGGTGTGGAAAGATGGTGAACCGCGCTACCATCCGGTGGTGGTCTCCCGGAATGACACCATCCTCAGCTGGCGGGAAAACAGTGTCTATAAACTGCCCTCCGGTGAAGTTGTTGTCCTTTATGATGATCTTACCCGGGAAAAACGGATGGAGTCGGAAAAGGAGGCCATGGCCAGAAAGCTTCGCCGGTCCCGAAAAATGGAAGCCATCGGCCTGATGGCCGGCGGGGTGGCCCATGATCTCAACAATATTCTGTCCGGTATTGTCAGCTATCCCGAACTTCTGCTGCGCCAGATTCCGGAAAACAGCTCCCTGCAGAGGCCTCTCGAGGTCATCAACGAGTCCGGCCTGCGGGCCGCCGCCATTGTTGCCGATCTGCTGACCGTTGCCAGGGGCGCGGCCAGCAGAAAGGAACCCGCCTCCCTTAACAGCCTGATCACCCGCTATCTCCAGTCGGCCGAACACAGCCAGTGCATGAAGGCCAACCCCGGCGTTGTCTTTGCCACCAGGTTGCGGCCGGAAATCCCCCCAATCCGCTGCTCGCCGGTCCATATCAGAAAAATCCTGATGAACCTGGCCTACAACGGAGCCGAGGCCATAGATGGTCCAGGACGGGTGGAGATCGCCACCGACACCGGGCGGCTGGACCAGAGCAGTCAGACCCGTAATCCTCTGCCGGCCGGCGAATACGCTATCCTCACTGTTCGGGACACCGGGCCGGGGATGAGCGCCCAGGATGTGGAGCGCATCTTTGAGCCCTTTTACACAACAAAGACCGGGGGGCGAAGCGGAACAGGACTGGGGCTGACAATTGTCTGGAATGCGGTCCAGGACCATGGCGGGCATATCGACGTGGCTACCGGTCCGGACGGGACCCAGTTCACCATCTATTTTCCGGTTACCGACGAGCTCCCGGAAAAACCGCGCAGTACAGTGGATCTGGACCTGCTGACCGGTAACGGAGAGACCATACTCATCGTTGACGACGAACCGACCCAGCGGGAGATCGCCTGTCACATGCTCGAACACCTGGGCTACCGGCCGGTGGCCGTGGCCTGCGGCGAAGAGGCGGTGGCCCATATACGTAATCACCGGGTAGACCTGGTTCTCCTTGACATGATCATGGAACCAGGACTGAGTGGACGGGAGACCTACGAACGGATCATTGAGATCAGAAAGGATCAGCGGGCCATCATCGCCACGGGTTTTGCAACCTCATCCGAGGTGGAGAAAGTCTTTGAGGCCGGGGCGGCCATGCTGGTGAAAAAACCCTACACACTGGAACAGCTTGGCCAGGCCATCCGCGAGGAGCTTGGCCGGGCTGACTGA
- a CDS encoding cell wall hydrolase: MMSFIEGVLWLTLNIYHEARSEPQIGKLAVAHVTLNRALEKNQSVEEVVTAPYQFSWTFTKNSYLPREPEAFKECFRTALKAMISPDFTNGATYYHRKDIHPAWADSLTYVAQWGDHKFYRR; the protein is encoded by the coding sequence ATGATGAGTTTTATTGAGGGGGTGCTCTGGCTGACTCTCAACATCTACCACGAGGCACGCAGTGAGCCGCAGATCGGCAAACTGGCCGTGGCCCATGTGACCCTGAACCGGGCCCTGGAAAAAAACCAGAGTGTCGAGGAGGTGGTCACCGCGCCCTACCAGTTCAGCTGGACCTTCACCAAGAACTCCTATCTACCCAGAGAACCTGAGGCTTTCAAGGAATGTTTCCGCACAGCCCTCAAGGCCATGATCAGCCCTGATTTCACCAACGGAGCCACCTATTATCACCGCAAGGACATTCATCCCGCCTGGGCCGACAGCCTGACCTATGTCGCCCAGTGGGGCGACCATAAATTTTACCGACGCTGA
- a CDS encoding choice-of-anchor D domain-containing protein: MHPDLRVSLVVLCGVFVFLLCPLHVVSGLAGQPQPPSLLRELKSPQKAARSGTAGSQKKRMGVNLEVLRQLLLGQADTVLFHVAGEDVTLKRKRISRRKDSSTWVGTDPTGRIRVLLTIGRDHFFGRALVDGREFYYRPDPDTGECVIEERDPSQKVPLGDDVLTPPSAPAPSAALSLPATAAAVADDTSVIDVMVLYTSGLATDYVTTDLIQSRIQYLIDVANDSYINSNINTHLRLVYSQEVSYGDDVPTSVALDDLTGNNGVFADVETLRTQYGADQVTLLRSFVGEYCGLAWLMTGNDPGYAYAVVADGSYQGSYCDDLTYVHELGHNLGCAHDRDHAASGGIYPYSYGYQFEAGGVGYRTIMAYDCVGGCAQINYFSNPDVLYEGVATGVPAGLADAADNAATIEQTRLVVAGYRSSVLPALLPSARSHDFGSLEVGTNANFALYLSNNGTGNLEIGQISNPDAPFSIVEDNCSNQSIAAGEHCIVWIGCTPTAPGLYDSSFTVFSNDPVEPEFTMVLSATGQSTAPWITVTPTYLSFPKLLPGQTSDLSVAIGNLGLTDLQIGTIGMGDSLAPPFTLQTDTCSGQVLATDTSCSLTVRYAPLTATDSWQDSFIIPSTDPDDSQVTVRLQVRRFPWALFLPAILKGSGAR, encoded by the coding sequence ATGCACCCAGATCTTCGTGTGTCCCTCGTTGTCCTCTGCGGGGTCTTTGTCTTTCTGCTCTGTCCCCTCCATGTTGTTTCCGGCCTCGCTGGCCAACCCCAGCCACCAAGCCTGCTTCGAGAGCTCAAATCGCCGCAGAAGGCTGCCCGCAGCGGCACCGCCGGATCGCAAAAGAAACGGATGGGGGTCAACCTGGAGGTCCTCAGGCAGCTGCTCCTTGGTCAGGCCGACACCGTACTCTTCCATGTGGCCGGAGAGGATGTCACCCTTAAGCGCAAGAGAATATCGCGGCGCAAAGACAGTTCGACCTGGGTCGGTACAGATCCCACCGGCCGCATCCGGGTCCTGTTGACCATTGGCAGGGACCATTTTTTCGGCAGGGCCCTGGTGGACGGCCGGGAGTTTTATTATCGGCCGGATCCGGATACCGGTGAGTGCGTGATCGAGGAGCGCGACCCATCGCAGAAAGTTCCCCTTGGAGATGATGTCCTGACGCCGCCGAGTGCACCGGCGCCTTCGGCCGCTCTGTCGCTGCCGGCCACCGCGGCTGCCGTGGCCGATGACACCAGTGTGATCGATGTCATGGTTCTCTATACCAGTGGTCTGGCAACAGACTATGTGACCACGGATCTCATCCAGAGCCGGATCCAGTATCTCATCGATGTCGCCAACGACAGTTACATAAACAGTAATATCAACACCCACTTACGCCTCGTCTACAGCCAGGAGGTGAGCTATGGGGATGATGTCCCGACGAGCGTTGCTCTGGATGATCTGACCGGCAACAACGGAGTGTTTGCTGATGTGGAGACGCTCCGGACCCAGTACGGGGCCGATCAGGTGACCCTGCTCCGCTCCTTTGTCGGCGAATACTGCGGGCTCGCCTGGCTGATGACCGGCAATGATCCCGGTTATGCCTATGCCGTGGTCGCCGATGGTTCGTACCAGGGCAGCTATTGCGATGACCTGACCTATGTCCATGAGTTGGGGCATAACCTGGGATGCGCTCACGACCGGGACCATGCCGCTTCCGGCGGTATCTATCCCTATTCCTACGGGTACCAGTTCGAGGCCGGAGGAGTGGGCTACAGGACCATCATGGCCTATGACTGTGTCGGTGGCTGCGCGCAGATCAACTATTTTTCCAATCCCGATGTATTGTATGAGGGGGTGGCCACCGGTGTGCCGGCCGGTCTGGCCGATGCAGCCGACAATGCTGCCACCATCGAACAGACCAGGCTGGTGGTGGCCGGCTACCGGAGTTCGGTGCTCCCGGCTCTGCTTCCCTCGGCCAGGAGCCATGATTTCGGTTCCCTGGAAGTGGGAACCAATGCCAATTTTGCCCTCTACCTGAGTAACAACGGCACCGGTAACCTGGAAATCGGCCAGATCAGCAATCCGGACGCACCGTTCTCCATCGTTGAGGATAACTGCAGCAACCAGAGTATCGCCGCCGGCGAGCACTGCATCGTCTGGATCGGATGTACCCCGACCGCGCCTGGTCTCTATGACAGCTCCTTCACCGTATTCAGCAACGACCCGGTGGAGCCGGAGTTTACCATGGTACTCAGCGCAACAGGCCAGTCCACCGCTCCGTGGATCACGGTGACTCCTACCTATCTCTCCTTTCCAAAACTTCTGCCCGGCCAGACCAGTGACCTGAGCGTCGCCATCGGAAATCTGGGCCTTACGGACCTGCAGATAGGGACCATCGGCATGGGTGATTCCCTGGCTCCCCCATTCACCCTCCAGACAGATACCTGTTCCGGCCAGGTCCTGGCGACCGATACCTCCTGCAGTCTGACTGTCCGCTATGCCCCCCTCACGGCCACCGATTCCTGGCAGGACAGCTTTATCATCCCGTCCACTGATCCCGATGACAGCCAGGTCACCGTGCGGCTCCAGGTCAGGCGTTTTCCATGGGCGCTTTTTCTGCCTGCCATACTCAAAGGATCAGGGGCCCGCTGA